The region CGTGATATTAAAATTGCGGCCGAGAATGCTGTCACGTAGGTGAACAAAGTGACTTTTCCGTTGTGATTTTGCAATCTGGAAAGTCTATGTATGAGAATAAGTTCTCATATACACCTTTATTTGCCCTGAGAAGATGACTacaggctttttatagcaaaactcgataACAtgtgtttttgttagcttccggccgccatatttgtgcccctcagagggacacaaacatggtgtctccatacaaagcctgagATTTTTGAATataacatttcttcgaatatcttcCGCACGAAatatcgcacagacctgaaccctTGCGAGACTGTTcgaatattcatcttcttttacctctttgattcttgacttttttttgttgaatgatcTTGATGAtggatggtgtgacagtgaaaaccggcaatagaCCTtgtcacggtttctgacgccatattggttgggggcaaacacggcttaaattgcagtgaatgtatgggaattttgccgacTTCAAAATCCTTTAAGGTCTGACGGTTGCGGATAGCGAGAATACTTCTCAAAAAGCACTTTTATTGAGATTGTTTTCGTGAAGTAaaacgaaatttgtaaatttcacaTGAACCCTTGCaatcaaaattatgcaaattaccaCGAAATTTGAAGCGGCCTAAGGCGATTTCTCATATTTAATTTTAGACGTTGTGCGTTgtgcaatgatctaattttccACTTAGTAGCGGAGTTATAGaggtttgaattcggccaaaatcccatacattcaccCCACAACCAACCTGCTGTCAGAAACCGTGACAAGGTCCATTCACATAGAACCGAACTTTCATAACCGTTTATCAATACACCTCTTTGGTAATTAGTGTGAAATAAAATGAGCCACGAACCATAAAAAAAATGATTGCGAAGCAGAAACTTGCGAATTGGCTGATAGTAAAAGAACTTTGAAGTTAATGCTGTTAATGGCAAATTTATCTACCAAGTAAGCGGCAAcgatgaagtaaaaaaaaaaggtaaagtggtgcatttatatagcgcccttattactaacgtctcaaaggcgctttacaatgatcaatttaccccccagcggactggaagcatatacaagcgcaaatagcagccgcttctaagcagtccatgcatgctggtactcactttaccgacctcggaaggatggaaagctgagtgaactttagcgggaaagaaggtcgccaaatattccagtctcggcagaactgggaatggaacccgggaccttagggttggaaggcagagatctcaccactgcgccaacccctccgcctGAAGTGTTCAAATGACAGACGGCACGAGAATACCCACGCGTTGTTGTTGTCATCGTGATAGAAATGTTACTGGCCAAAGCAGTttggaaataaataaattcttcaTCGATAAAAGTGAAATATATCGAAAACATAGAGCCAAGCCTCTTATAAGAGAAAGAAGAGATCAACGTCAGGGACATGTGCTGTCAAAGACAAGAAAGCTCAAGAAAAGAACTGTGGAGAAACCTTGACAAGAAGAGTGAAAGCAGGAAGAATGAACAGTCGGCTATCTGTCATCgcatcattattactattttacaaGAGGTGGTCTTGTAAAAATGCTTCGAGGAATAATACACGCAATGCAAGAAGTCGTTCATAGATCTCAGTCCCAAGATAGCGCCCTAGGAAGTCCCAACATTTCAACATTTCAGAGGTCTCGTTCATGGTTCACCAAGTCAGAAGTCATCTAAAGTGAAAGATAAACAATAAGCCGTTACAGAGCTTGGTAACTTAAGAGCCTTAACTGTCAATCCACACTTTTTACAAACGTGACATGCTTCGTTGATGGGTGTACGGGGGGTAGTGTCCGAGAAAACATTCCGAAATGGTATTGCAGGGAAAGCTTACCCCCTCCCCCCGCAAGCATAACGACGAAAGTGAAAGTGACTGAGCAAAATCGAGggcaaaatcgactcccagtcaattacatctggctgggtttgcggtgctccgAGATCCCACATGGATCGTATGTCGGCAGCCGTGGGCGTTTTCACATGCATTCGGTCCGATCCCGTTGAGCCggttgaccctgaaaagcccttgttgggagcggtcaactaagcGCACATTTACATTAACATTTACATTTACTGAGCTGTTCATAAATGTTTCAAAACCCATGCCGAAGCAATGATTggaattaaaatgcaaaaatttcacGAGTGGTTTGGTAAGAACGTTAATCCATCATGTAATATAAATGTCATGTCGCACTAATGAACACTGTGATCCATTCATTTGTTAATTCTTGTGGCTCACATACTTATCACCCAAAAACCTCGTTTCTTTTAGAGGCGGGTGTATTCCAGTTTACAAAGGCGACCATTCGAGTGTCGGAGTCTTCATCAGAGGCTTTGATCACCATCGAGAACACTGGTAATACAAGCGTGCCAGCTCGTCTTCGGTGAGATTGACTAAAGAGTCCAGAATACCTAATAATGTTTTAATGACCTTGCAATAACAATTAAGGTACTGTAATACTGACAATAAATTCTAATAATAAGACACTAATTGCGTTCGAGGAGAAACGCATTCTAATCGTTTCAGTCCCGCGGAAATGTCCCTCGGGTATCGATTGTGATGCCATACGATTTCAGCGTTTGGACACCATGTTGTTCTGGGACAAATACCCTCGACCTCATTTGATAGTGTCACAGATTGCCCAAGAAAGTTAAGTCCTGTTGGACGGGGTCAATACCAGGATGGGTGTCCGAAAATGTCTCGTCGATGACAAAACAGGGATCGGACGCAACTCAATAATCTTTGATTACTGCTGGTAATAAAATCTGTTTGTGTGATTGAATCGGTGAGTGACAGAGTGAACGGACGAACTAACTAAAGGACGAACAAACTaatgaacgaacgaacgaacgaacgaacccAGGGCGAAAGGATCACCAACCCGTCCCTCCTAAGTAATCCAATCATTCCTTTTTTTAGGTTAACTTCCACAGATTTGACAGCCACCTCAGGGGTAGACTACTTGTTAAGCGACCAACCGGTGATGGTTAGGTTTAGACCTGGCGACACTTTGAAAACTCATCGAGTGTTGATTATTGACGATGCCATAACCGAAAATGACGAGTCGTTTCAGCTAGGAATTCGCTTCTATGGTCCTGCTACTCCAGGCGTCAGAATTGGATCACCGTCAGTGGTAACGGTGACAATCGAAGACAATGATGCTCCTATGGGAACAATCGGTAGGTGGACGAGTTCACATTGAAGAGGAAAGCACACCCCAAGAAGATTTCCCCTGATCCATACATCCAGCAGTTTGGTTCTCCATTGTCGACGAAATGGTTTAGGATTATCACCACTTTCGTCAAAGATACCTTTATTCGTGGAAGACATCTAGTTTCAAATTTCAATACTCACTACATCGAAAAGAGTGGGGGTTTCGTCTGTGCTCTGAACTTCTCTTGAACAAAACTTGATCGTGATGTGCTAATTTACCAGAGGAAGACATGTCCGTTTTACGGTTGTCCTACTAAATTTGCTCTCAGCTCTCTGATGCATGCTTCTGCTATGAATCCTTTCTTGACGAGAAACTTTATTTTCATCGATGGCTTTCATCGCTGATTTTATAGTCCACTGCTTATAGTCCATGCGGTACTGATCTGGACAACTTGTAGTACTCTTCCAGTTGAGTGTAAAATATGTGGGTTATCTGTTTattccgaatttttttttcattaaccgATTATTGATTTCTGTCCATTTGGAAAACGATGTAATTCTTACCTAAAAATCCTTTGGAGCTTGTGTTGTCTCTTGCTAAGGGCCTGATCAAACTGCTATCGGAGGCCATTTTGTTAAAGTCATTGCCTGCGAAATTATCTGAAAGTCTGAAATACAAGAAAACCAAAAAGATCCGTTATTTACCCAGAATAATTATTAACCTCGCGGGTAACCAAAGATGAAACTTTTGcgtaccaatttttttttttttttttgcagagagCGGTTTTGTTGGAGGCGCCATTGTTTGGaaagtgattggcttaaaatcCTTTCGTCACATTTTTATCCAGTTCTGATTGAAGATACAAGCAATTGTCATTTGGTTGCACACGTTTTTCCCACGCTTAGCGGCGGCTACATGTTTTAGCTCTGCTTTATAATTGGTTTACTTACTCTGTGGATTGGCCACTTTCGAGTTGCTCTTTGCCTCGGTttcgaagcgagtcttggtgctcagctATTGAAAGGggaatgagtttgatttgcacaagaatacgcaactcatttctactgatttgaatggttgtgcaccaggaatcgctttgaaactgagacatgcacaaactcggaaatgggctattgttaATTGCAAAtggaattactttggtttgtgTTCACGGTCTTTGATTATGGTTTCACGCTCTCACCATTCGAGTACGTTCTGAATTAAACAGTCCGCTCTAGCATGTCAGGGAAACGAACTTATCGTGCGAGAGCTttcgtttgtttatttttatcgtTTTTGCGAGAGAAAATTTACGGCCAGTGATGATACTGATTAGCTTAGCTATCGGTAATGTTATTAGGCCAAGACGACCAAGATTCAATGCCTAATTCTCTACCGGCTTATCATTAAAAGCCGCAAACATTTTTAACTGAAAATGCACATTGTGTTCTGATCCACCAGCAAACAATGGACGCGCCTCTTTTCAATGGATGGCGTGTCTTAATTGATCGTATATTTTAACACGGGTTTGCCAATGAAACCAGGTGTGCCAGTCGAGCAGGCAGTCTGCGAAGTGGCACTTGACGAGCATAACGTGTTGTGTGTTCAGCTCGATCGTTCGCGGCTCGACCCTAAAGACACAAAATGAAGGCCTTCGCTGTTCTGTGCATCTCGCTTTACTTCACTTTGGGTATGCAATACTAATTGTTGGAACCAAATCAAAAACGTATTACTTTAGACATAGCAAATTAACCACTGCTCTCTAATTTCAACATCATGGTTCTTTAGCGTCTTTCTCAAGGGATTTTGACCCAGTTTTGTCCCAAGACATTAATTACATTTACTTTTAAATATTTCCAGTGTCTTTAACCGGACTTGTTAAGAATTGCTGCAACCAATTTTTATTCACTTCACAGTCATTTAAGCACGAATGTTATCGAAGAGCCTCCTCTGTTTACACAGGATATCATTAGACAAGTTGTTGTCCACTGCAACTTGAAAAAGAGAACGCATATTTCATGTCTGATTAGCTTTAATTCAATTTTTGCTGCACTAGCTTTGATTAGAAAGCTAAGATACTTCACCTATCCGAAATATTTTAAATGATCTGTTGCTCTGCAGTATTACCATATGATAATCGAAATTTGCTCAATTCGTTTAACCTGTAAAGTGTACTAATCGTTGCTCTCCTATTTTTCCATCAGCGTCCGCAGTTGACAACATTACGTTGGATACCGAAGCCAGTAAGTctgatatattttttaacttggTTAACGATCAATTCGCCACTAGAAAGAAACATTCGCCACCAAACAATTCACCATCACGTTGTTCTCAAGCCCAACGACTCACTCGCTCAGTATCATGTGAACGTAAAATACAGATGGTGCCGTTGTTTTTGCCAACAAGTTCAGTCGTAAAGAGAATGATGGAAAGGTCATTGACGGTGGCGATGCGACCCTTACTGGCGAATTGTTTAGTGGCGAAATCTACGGCGAGATGATTGAGTTCAAGGTGTTAACGTGTCCCAGCAATGTCGGtccgattttttttaaaattgcaatTGTTTGGGTTTGGTTTAAGGGTTAAAATGCAAATTACATCATGCATCTTCCTTAACAGTCTTTCCAGTATGAGGCTGCAATCTTGCATCAATacatgttttatttgttttatttgggTCATCTGCATGTCCTTCGTTTTGCTACCTCGTGCTCAAATCAGTTTTACAAAAAGTCAACAATGAAGAATGGTAAAAAGTTTTCTGCCGTTTGATAGGCCGCCAAATACGGCAACCTCGATTCACCCTGTTGGTAATCAAATCTTTCGAAATCTCCTTTTTCGTGGGCCGCTCAATTTGTTATAAAGACCACCCTATTTTGTTCCTCATCGCTTGTTATTCAATTTATTTAGCTTTCGCTGTGTTTCTTGTTTATGGACTCCAAGGGCTTTATAAAGCAAACTCTTGTTTTTGGTTGTGTTCTTCAAATCTAAGCTTTTCAAGAAATTTCAAGAGAGCGTTTTTTTCGGTGAAATGTTTGTTTGTTGGTCAAACAATCGCGCCAGATTATTTTAAGCTTAAAGCTGGAATGATCTGCGGGGGACCAATATAAACGGATATGATTATTCATAGATTAATTCGAATACAAGGGCGGGTTGTTTGGGAACAGCCGAGCAGCTCTGTTCATTCAGCCATGAAGGTAAAACGCTATTTGAATTTCCGAAACGTTAAGTGGATTGTTTATCACTCTCATTAGTTATAAGCGCGACAGATTGTCCACAGTTCTCAAGAATGAAAAGTATCGAAATTTTTCGTCAATCTTTTTAACAGACAATAAAAAAATGTCTCCCCAGTTTCAGCGCACATGGCTGTCTGTCGATTTCTGTTGTTATGCTGATGTTATTAAAACAAGAattatctggaacaaaaagctTAAACTTAATGAGCGTGTCGTTTTTGAAGGAAGGCTAACATAGACAGCACTTCACCACCAGAACTTTCAGGGAGTGGTTTTCTTCAAACAGTTcagtaaattattttctccttgggttttttccttcaaaacaCTGCTTTCGACAACGAACAGCCGTTAATTGCCAGAGTTGACCAACTTTAGACCACTTAATAACTGAAAATGAATTAAAACGCGGTTTTAAATGGTCGCCCCAGTGTTTCGGCATGTCTCACTGTTGATATTTAGGAGGGACACTTACGAACTCAGTCAAAACCAGCTGTATTAAATTCGTTACTTATTTAACTGGCTAAGGTACTGACTGCTCAGGATCGTTCGAGAAGTGTCATTTGTAATTATCAATGCCTGAAGCCGTTTCATCTCACATTTCTTTGTGCGTAAAACGATACGATGATGTGCCTGGCtaggattttttttaacttccgaTCACTGATATTGCGACCCGAGATCCAGGTGTAGCAACGTGTGACTCTGAACTACCGCAATGGCTACGTTTctaattctgattggctgaaaatgGTGCCCgcgatttttaaaccaatcaacaGGCATAGCTACACAAAAACAACCAATGGCTTAGTTTCTAAAGGACTTATGGTACTTTGTCGGTTTGTGATTGAAGCACAGTTTTGATACCACCAACTTTTAATGCAGAAACAGTAAAATCCAGTTAAATACATGCGATAAAATATCACTGGATGATTGTCAACATAGCCACTCATTTTTTTCCCTGATTGGCCGTGAAGTGGTGCGATATTTTCAAGCCAGTAATGAATGGTAATGAAGAACCTATTCAATCGAGAAATATTTTACATCATAACAAATCATTCGATCCCGCAACTCGCTATCGTTTTAAACCCAGACACTAAAGGAACACAgtggttttcttatttttaGACCATTCACACCACGACTTCAACATCACCAGCGCTCTCTGAATCACTCTAACTTTAAAGCATTCTATCGGTTCTTGATGTAGGCACCAAGCCAACACGCAGAAAAAAGTTTCATTCCAAGTTCAAATTATACGAACGAGTGACCCCCGAGAACTTTCttcatatttgaaaaaaaaaaaaacgaaaacttaaAGAACTTGCTGGGGGTTGATCGAGTAAATAGCTTCTATTGCTCTGAGTCGCTGTTGTCTCGGTTAGTGCCATGGCGGCGAGGTTAGTGTCCCCGGAAAAAAAGCAAGAGCAGCCATTTTGGTGCACCAAGCCCTGGGAAATTTCGGCTTATAAACATGGCCGCTGATTACGTCAGTGAAAACTAGTTTCGAATCATTGAGCCATACtgtaaatgaggaaaaaaataatttcctcGTCCGCACGCGGTCTTGTGTTTCAGCGGCTGCATACACCGTAAAATATTGTAGATATTTATGTTTATTAatgttttttccttgttttagaCATCACTGTCGTCTGTAAACCAGACTACATTGAGGTTGTGCTCATGCAGGCTAACTTTCCCGGCATTGTTGTCAACGACTCGGTTCTCCATCTTGAAGACGTGGCCTGCGTTGCTGGATACAAGGATGCAGACATggtgaaatttacttttgaacTGGACAGCTGTAAAACCATGATAAAGGTCGAGGCCGACATGATTTATTATATGAACAACGTGTATCTGACTGCTGACCCAGACACAGATAACAGTGAAATTACTCGCAAAAACGCACAAGTCATTCCGTTCAGCTGTGGATACGAAAAGAAAGCTACCTTGTCTAAAATATCCTACAGTCCGAGAAGCACACTTGTCATCACAGACGCAGGTAAATACATACGAATTCGCAGACATGATATCGGCCTTCTTGAAGCCTGAGACAAGCTCTTTGAAAATCCAGTTCTACCGTTATGGGCTCCCGAGATCCCACGCAAAACCAGCCTAAGACACTTTGTGTCGTGTACAGCTCGTGTGTCTTAAAAGCGCAGTTCCTGCAATTCAATATGTCATGTGTCTTTCTTTATGATAGATGAAAAACACGAAGAGGGACGAATGGCAAAATTTGAAAGTTCATGTCGGCTGAAACTACCTGCTAGGACTTCACACTCTCCGTAAATCTTTCAGTTACAAAGGAGCTCCACTTCccatttttgaagaaaagtttttgaGTTGAGCTTTGCGATAGCATGGAACGTAACCTTCAATTTCAGACCAGTTTTTGTCTGAACGCAGGAAGGAAGAACTTTGACTAGCTGAGGGCCACACTTGTCAGTAATCagacctttttcttttttttttgttttctagaGGGCTTTGGCAACTTTACTTATGAAATGGATATGTACACCGACGAAACCAACTCTCAAGTGGTTACGGAATTTCCGTACCCAGTCGGGTTGGGCTTGCCGATGTATTTCGGTTTCCGAGTGAAATCTGGCGACGGGCAGTTGAATGTGTTCCCAGATGCCTGCAAGGCCACGGCAGGATCCGACTTTGATTCAACTCCTGATCACCCCATCATTGAGAATGCGtaagttgaaaaataaacaatacagCACAACGACACATCTCCTCTTCGGAGTGTCTCACATTCAGGTTaccagatcccatcgtttttCTTTGCCTGCAAGGTTTTGCACGAGAAAACAAAGGGCTCTGGAAACACTGcaggaaattcaaattttgttattggTTGGCTTGAACCGAAGTAAAGATAGGCGATGTGGCGCGATGGGGTCAGTTGGCGCGAAGCCGCAGTGTCTTTGCTTAAAATTACGATAGTACTTATGGTTTCTTTCTGTTCAACACATGAGGCCACTTAAGCTTCACAAAGAGACGCTTTTGAGCGCCGCCATCTTTAGTACTATTGACGATCCATATATGAACTCCGGAAGTCCCAGAATCTGGGACTGCAAATGCTATGTCTCCAGAGCCattcgttttctcgtgcgaaggTCCCTCTGGCTAAGGGAAACGATGAGGTCTGGAAACGAGAATGACACTACTGTAAATGGAGGACAATT is a window of Montipora capricornis isolate CH-2021 chromosome 13, ASM3666992v2, whole genome shotgun sequence DNA encoding:
- the LOC138030242 gene encoding ZP domain-containing protein-like; protein product: MEKHSSPKLFVLLAFVVHACIGQEAGVFQFTKATIRVSESSSEALITIENTGNTSVPARLRLTSTDLTATSGVDYLLSDQPVMVRFRPGDTLKTHRVLIIDDAITENDESFQLGIRFYGPATPGVRIGSPSVVTVTIEDNDAPMGTIASAVDNITLDTEANITVVCKPDYIEVVLMQANFPGIVVNDSVLHLEDVACVAGYKDADMVKFTFELDSCKTMIKVEADMIYYMNNVYLTADPDTDNSEITRKNAQVIPFSCGYEKKATLSKISYSPRSTLVITDAEGFGNFTYEMDMYTDETNSQVVTEFPYPVGLGLPMYFGFRVKSGDGQLNVFPDACKATAGSDFDSTPDHPIIENACPRDSTLEYDYEPEDEHFFSVDAFRFKRGYDDVYIHCKLTVCREEDSESRCAKGCQENRRRRSVSSDDLTVSLTLGPLRLSDETNEAVEKKTTLNADESASSGSLAMIVGALVGVLGTVAIALVIAVVVITRRRRYATEDKSSMLVVAEDI